In Macaca fascicularis isolate 582-1 chromosome X, T2T-MFA8v1.1, one DNA window encodes the following:
- the HNRNPH2 gene encoding heterogeneous nuclear ribonucleoprotein H2: MMLSTEGREGFVVKVRGLPWSCSADEVMRFFSDCKIQNGTSGIRFIYTREGRPSGEAFVELESEEEVKLALKKDRETMGHRYVEVFKSNSVEMDWVLKHTGPNSPDTANDGFVRLRGLPFGCSKEEIVQFFSGLEIVPNGMTLPVDFQGRSTGEAFVQFASQEIAEKALKKHKERIGHRYIEIFKSSRAEVRTHYDPPRKLMAMQRPGPYDRPGAGRGYNSIGRGAGFERMRRGAYGGGYGGYDDYGGYNDGYGFGSDRFGRDLNYCFSGMSDHRYGDGGSSFQSTTGHCVHMRGLPYRATENDIYNFFSPLNPMRVHIEIGPDGRVTGEADVEFATHEDAVAAMAKDKANMQHRYVELFLNSTAGTSGGAYDHSYVELFLNSTAGASGGAYGSQMMGGMGLSNQSSYGGPASQQLSGGYGGGYGGQSSMSGYDQVLQENSSDYQSNLA, encoded by the coding sequence ATGATGCTGAGCACGGAAGGCAGGGAGGGGTTCGTGGTGAAGGTCAGGGGCCTACCCTGGTCCTGCTCAGCCGATGAAGTGATGCGCTTCTTCTCTGATTGCAAGATCCAAAATGGCACATCAGGTATTCGTTTCATCTACACCAGAGAAGGCAGACCAAGTGGTGAAGCATTTGTTGAACTTGAATCTGAAGAGGAAGTGAAATTGGCTTTGAAGAAGGACAGAGAAACCATGGGACACAGATACGTTGAAGTATTCAAGTCTAACAGTGTTGAAATGGATTGGGTGTTGAAGCATACAGGTCCGAATAGCCCTGATACTGCCAACGATGGCTTCGTCCGGCTTAGAGGACTCCCATTTGGCTGTAGCAAGGAAGAGATTGTTCAGTTCTTTTCAGGGTTGGAAATTGTGCCAAATGGGATGACACTGCCAGTGGACTTTCAGGGGCGAAGCACAGGGGAAGCCTTTGTGCAGTTTGCTTCGCAGGAGATAGCTGAGAAGGCCTTAAAGAAACACAAGGAAAGAATAGGGCACAGGTACATTGAGATCTTCAAGAGTAGCCGAGCTGAAGTTCGAACCCACTATGATCCCCCTCGAAAGCTCATGGCTATGCAGCGGCCAGGTCCCTATGATAGGCCGGGGGCTGGCAGAGGGTATAATAGCATTGGCAGAGGAGCTGGGTTTGAAAGGATGAGGCGTGGTGCCTACGGTGGAGGGTATGGAGGCTATGATGACTATGGTGGCTATAATGATGGATATGGCTTTGGGTCTGATAGATTTGGAAGAGACCTCAATTACTGTTTTTCAGGAATGTCTGATCATAGATATGGAGATGGTGGGTCCAGTTTCCAGAGCACCACAGGGCACTGTGTACACATGAGGGGGTTACCTTACAGAGCCACTGAGaatgatatttataatttcttctcACCTCTTAATCCCATGAGAGTACATATTGAAATTGGACCCGATGGCAGAGTTACTGGTGAGGCAGATGTTGAATTTGCTACTCATGAAGATGCTGTGGCAGCTATGGCAAAAGACAAAGCTAATATGCAACATAGATATGTGGAGCTCTTCTTAAATTCTACTGCAGGAACAAGTGGGGGTGCTTACGATCACAGCTATGTAGAACTTTTTTTGAATTCTACAGCAGGGGCAAGTGGTGGGGCTTATGGTAGCCAAATGATGGGAGGGATGGGCTTATCCAACCAGTCTAGTTATGGAGGTCCTGCTAGCCAGCAGCTGAGTGGTGGTTATGGAGGTGGTTATGGTGGTCAGAGCAGTATGAGTGGATATGACCAAGTTCTGCAGGAAAATTCCAGTGACTATCAGTCAAACCTTGCTTAG